In Paramormyrops kingsleyae isolate MSU_618 chromosome 5, PKINGS_0.4, whole genome shotgun sequence, one DNA window encodes the following:
- the ccdc57 gene encoding coiled-coil domain-containing protein 57 isoform X2, with translation MCPSENTTDIFISKPVQASCVYARGYAEQQVASTFKIFETAVHKNKVKQETLGTTRNQPAMQDEDLEVQLAHKEKECKELQGRWIQQLEGALRDTRAQLSAERARFLQLREDFLYNLRVLEERDHQLDHYDAMAARLGSSENARRAEISELRIQIDKLQEAVATEARVREELQLQHKQKLAEHQLRLERVQSMKDREIERHREEYEVLKRELERRIQEVQGELALQKQELIMEFDNELKRREREFSLRRDEMSSAVYSHELKVGLLSREVEAHAQAQKQTEEALKECQGSFQDARRDLQHKEREMEDVCAVKDARIKELEDRLSAAEVYRKKEEEVYNRKHEELDRRVRQREAAVASLRDVRCEQLRRAEARAQEMQAGLDTALEDKRRAESDHAELLGDRDAQLAELRAELDAGRAAWEAHVKQTAKEKVSRDLELQSLGEREAKLRAELQKRTEDVERYRLQLCEGVQREQDLERARLQAELDWQRRMEDAKTLQYQQNEELVKGLMQARDQVTAELREKERELQEMAALLRSVTAEREQAHRGTPGTQAAAGVDAHGPADGAGRFPSEEIQRLQQQNSSLRAAIAQMRKDMENLSEKLPTEPPPAGTGEGSPEYSQALEEEVRELKTRCRRLEEQLEEALKSSGPTAASPAPVPALPVSADNAYLQNHIRCLNETIGGLRVEKVSSSAALRKLEVRVAHLESSLSRVTQQLHSKQVECDELHFDLANQKKRVAAEEAGLRQRLAAVEMELDEVKREAEEYQRGSLLQNLEAVALGNQVSALKLDIASRREPIVVEQSTVLQELQKENLHLRQQLLGRGSEDVVAMETWAGASPAQLQAKLKKAVRCISQLSQDKQRLIEMGNRLRGQLVAAGLHVAQPPGPANRPDRVPEVYTPEQQQNPLSALEQLQYKLTKQDLQYAQQEDFTKTPVRAMVRPSESDSRGRDEGVRVGQQRSRAEKENALPERLRHSPGAPRALMSSLGTDSSLQDVWHMLEVASSLSGLTPGDGADGGADSERAGGGRPGPAHRVSLQGTKIPVQERKKMTRAAGKPSMKAKSHGKASGIRNYNIKD, from the exons CTATGCAGGATGAGGACCTCGAGGTTCAGCTGGCCCACAAGGAGAAGGAGTGCAAGGAGCTGCAGGGCCGGTGGATCCAGCAGCTGGAGGGTGCGTTGCGGGACACCAGAGCACAGCTCTCCGCTGAGAGGGCACGCTTCCTGCAACTCAGGGAGGACTTCCTGTACAACCTGCGGGTGTTGGAGGAGCGCGACCACCAACTGGACCATTACGACGCCATGGCAGCCCGGCTTGGCAGCTCCGAAAACGCCCGGAGGGCCGAAATCAGCGAGCTACGCATCCAGATCGACAAGCTGCAGGAGGCCGTGGCCACCGAGGCCCGGGTTCGAGAGGAGCTGCAGCTGCAGCACAAGCAGAAGCTGGCTGAGCACCAGCTTCGGCTGGAGAGAGTGCAGAG CATGAAGGATCGTGAAATCGAGAGGCACAGGGAAGAGTACGAGGTACTGAAGCGTGAACTGGAACGAAGGATCCAGGAGGTCCAGGGGGAGCTGGCCCTGCAGAAACAG GAACTTATAATGGAATTTGACAATGAGCTGAAGCGCAGGGAGCGTGAGTTCAGCCTGAGGAGGGATGAGATGAGCAGTGCGGTCTACTCCCACGAGCTCAAG GTTGGTCTCCTGAGCCGAGAGGTGGAGGCACACGCCCAGGCCCAAAAACAGACAGAAGAGGCCCTGAAGGAGTGTCAGGGGTCATTCCAGGACGCCCGCCGGGACCTCCAGCACAAGGAGAGGGAGATGGAGGATGTCTGTGCTGTCAAGGATGCACG GATAAAGGAGCTGGAGGACAGGCTGAGTGCCGCTGAGGTATATCGCAAGAAGGAGGAGGAAGTGTACAACAGGAA GCATGAGGAGCTGGACCGGCGCGTGCGGCAGCGCGAGGCCGCCGTGGCATCCCTGAGGGACGTGCGCTGCGAGCAGCTCCGCCGGGCGGAGGCACGGGCCCAGGAGATGCAGGCGGGGCTGGACACAGCGCTGGAGGACAAGCGGCGGGCAGAGAGCGACCATGCCGAGctcctcggggacagggacGCACAGCTGGCAGA ACTCCGCGCAGAGCTGGACGCCGGCCGAGCGGCATGGGAAGCTCACGTCAAGCAGACGGCCAAGGAGAAGGTGTCCAGGGACCTGGAGCTGCAGTCGCTGGGCGAGCGGGAGGCCAAGCTGAGGGCCGAGCTGCAGAAGCGCACGGAGGATGTGGAAAG GTACCGGCTGCAGCTGTGCGAGGGGGTGCAGCGAGAGCAGGACCTGGAGCGCGCACGTCTGCAAGCCGAGCTGGACTGGCAGCGCCGCATGGAGGATGCCAAGACGCTGCAGTACCAACAGAATGAGGAGCTTGTGAAGGGCCTGATGCAGGCCCGTGACCAG GTCACGGCGGAGCTGCGTGAGAAGGAGCGGGAGTTACAGGAGATGGCGGCCCTCTTGCGCAGCGTCACCGCGGAGAGGGAGCAGGCCCACCGCGGGACGCCAGGGACGCAGGCTGCTGCTGGCGTGGACGCTCAC GGTCCTGCGGACGGTGCCGGCCGCTTCCCCTCCGAGGAGATCCAGCGTCTGCAGCAGCAGAATAGCAGTCTGCGCGCTGCCATCGCCCAGATGAGGAAGGACATGGAGAACCTGAGCGAGAAGCTCcccacagagcccccccccgcGG GCACTGGCGAGGGCAGCCCGGAGTACAGTCAGGCTCTGGAGGAGGAGGTGCGGGAGCTGAAGACCCGCTGCCGGCGCCTGgaggagcagctggaggaggCCCTCAAAAGCTCCGGTCCCACCGCCGCCAGCCCCGCACCCGTTCCAGCTCTCCCCGTCTCCGCTGACAACGCTTACCTCCAAAATCACATCCGCTGCCTCAACGAAACAATCG GTGGGCTGCGAGTAGAAAAAGTGTCCAGTTCTGCTGCCTTGAGAAAACTGGAAGTGAGGGTGGCGCACCTGGAGTCTTCCCTGTCCCGGGTCACACAGCAG CTCCATTCAAAGCAGGTGGAGTGTGATGAGTTGCACTTTGATTTAGCCAATCAAAAGAAGCGAGTAGCTGCAGAAGAGGCGGGGCTGCGACAGAGATTGGCTGCTGTGGAAATGGAGCTGGATGAGGTTAAGCGGGAGGCCGAGGAGTACCAGAGGGGCAGCCTGCTGCAGAACCTGGAGGCTGTAGCCCTGGGCAACCAG GTTTCCGCCCTCAAGCTGGATATCGCAAGCCGACGAGAGCCCATTGTTGTTGAACAG AGCACAGTGCTGCAGGAGCTCCAGAAGGAGAACCTGCACCTGAGGCAGCAGCTGTTGGGGCGGGGGAGCGAGGAtgtggttgccatggagacctGGGCTGGCGccagccccgcccagctgcagGCCAAGCTAAAGAAGGCAGTGCGGTGCATCTCCCAGCTGAGCCAGGACAAGCAGAGGCTCATCGAGATGGGGAACCGGCTGAGGGGGCAGCTCGTCGCAGCCGGTCTCCACG TCGCTCAGCCCCCTGGTCCCGCTAACAGACCCGACCGGGTTCCTGAGGTCTACACCCCGGAGCAGCAGCAGAATCCCCTGTCTGCTCTGGAGCAGCTACAGTATAAGCTCACCAAGCAG GATCTGCAGTACGCACAGCAAGAGGATTTTACGAAGACCCCTGTAAGAGCAATGGTGCGCCCGTCTGAGTCCGACAGCAGGGGCCGGGATGAGGGCGTCCGTGTCGGCCAGCAG CGTTCCAGGGCAGAGAAGGAGAATGCGCTCCCTGAAAGACTCAGGCACTCTCCCGGGGCGCCCCGGGCCCTCATGTCCTCCCTGGGCACAGACAGCTCCCTGCAGGACGTCTGGCACATGCTGGAGGTGGCCTCCAGCCTTTCGGGCCTCACCCCCGGGGATGGCGCTGACGGAG GGGCGGACTCCGAGCGAGCCGGAGGAGGCAGACCAGGCCCAGCACACAGGGTATCTCTCCAGGGTACAAAGATACCTGTTCAGGAGAGGAAGAAAATGACAAGGGCAGCTGGCAAGCCCAGCATGAAGGCCAAAAGTCATGGGAAGGCTTCTGGTATAAGAAACTACAACATCAAAGACTGA
- the ccdc57 gene encoding coiled-coil domain-containing protein 57 isoform X3: protein MCPSENTTDIFISKPVQASCVYARGYAEQQVASTFKIFETAVHKNKVKQETLGTTRNQPAMQDEDLEVQLAHKEKECKELQGRWIQQLEGALRDTRAQLSAERARFLQLREDFLYNLRVLEERDHQLDHYDAMAARLGSSENARRAEISELRIQIDKLQEAVATEARVREELQLQHKQKLAEHQLRLERVQSMKDREIERHREEYEVLKRELERRIQEVQGELALQKQELIMEFDNELKRREREFSLRRDEMSSAVYSHELKVGLLSREVEAHAQAQKQTEEALKECQGSFQDARRDLQHKEREMEDVCAVKDARIKELEDRLSAAEVYRKKEEEVYNRKHEELDRRVRQREAAVASLRDVRCEQLRRAEARAQEMQAGLDTALEDKRRAESDHAELLGDRDAQLAELRAELDAGRAAWEAHVKQTAKEKVSRDLELQSLGEREAKLRAELQKRTEDVERYRLQLCEGVQREQDLERARLQAELDWQRRMEDAKTLQYQQNEELVKGLMQARDQVTAELREKERELQEMAALLRSVTAEREQAHRGTPGTQAAAGVDAHGPADGAGRFPSEEIQRLQQQNSSLRAAIAQMRKDMENLSEKLPTEPPPAGTGEGSPEYSQALEEEVRELKTRCRRLEEQLEEALKSSGPTAASPAPVPALPVSADNAYLQNHIRCLNETIGGLRVEKVSSSAALRKLEVRVAHLESSLSRVTQQLHSKQVECDELHFDLANQKKRVAAEEAGLRQRLAAVEMELDEVKREAEEYQRGSLLQNLEAVALGNQSTVLQELQKENLHLRQQLLGRGSEDVVAMETWAGASPAQLQAKLKKAVRCISQLSQDKQRLIEMGNRLRGQLVAAGLHGYTRNFIDKFAQPPGPANRPDRVPEVYTPEQQQNPLSALEQLQYKLTKQDLQYAQQEDFTKTPVRAMVRPSESDSRGRDEGVRVGQQRSRAEKENALPERLRHSPGAPRALMSSLGTDSSLQDVWHMLEVASSLSGLTPGDGADGGADSERAGGGRPGPAHRVSLQGTKIPVQERKKMTRAAGKPSMKAKSHGKASGIRNYNIKD from the exons CTATGCAGGATGAGGACCTCGAGGTTCAGCTGGCCCACAAGGAGAAGGAGTGCAAGGAGCTGCAGGGCCGGTGGATCCAGCAGCTGGAGGGTGCGTTGCGGGACACCAGAGCACAGCTCTCCGCTGAGAGGGCACGCTTCCTGCAACTCAGGGAGGACTTCCTGTACAACCTGCGGGTGTTGGAGGAGCGCGACCACCAACTGGACCATTACGACGCCATGGCAGCCCGGCTTGGCAGCTCCGAAAACGCCCGGAGGGCCGAAATCAGCGAGCTACGCATCCAGATCGACAAGCTGCAGGAGGCCGTGGCCACCGAGGCCCGGGTTCGAGAGGAGCTGCAGCTGCAGCACAAGCAGAAGCTGGCTGAGCACCAGCTTCGGCTGGAGAGAGTGCAGAG CATGAAGGATCGTGAAATCGAGAGGCACAGGGAAGAGTACGAGGTACTGAAGCGTGAACTGGAACGAAGGATCCAGGAGGTCCAGGGGGAGCTGGCCCTGCAGAAACAG GAACTTATAATGGAATTTGACAATGAGCTGAAGCGCAGGGAGCGTGAGTTCAGCCTGAGGAGGGATGAGATGAGCAGTGCGGTCTACTCCCACGAGCTCAAG GTTGGTCTCCTGAGCCGAGAGGTGGAGGCACACGCCCAGGCCCAAAAACAGACAGAAGAGGCCCTGAAGGAGTGTCAGGGGTCATTCCAGGACGCCCGCCGGGACCTCCAGCACAAGGAGAGGGAGATGGAGGATGTCTGTGCTGTCAAGGATGCACG GATAAAGGAGCTGGAGGACAGGCTGAGTGCCGCTGAGGTATATCGCAAGAAGGAGGAGGAAGTGTACAACAGGAA GCATGAGGAGCTGGACCGGCGCGTGCGGCAGCGCGAGGCCGCCGTGGCATCCCTGAGGGACGTGCGCTGCGAGCAGCTCCGCCGGGCGGAGGCACGGGCCCAGGAGATGCAGGCGGGGCTGGACACAGCGCTGGAGGACAAGCGGCGGGCAGAGAGCGACCATGCCGAGctcctcggggacagggacGCACAGCTGGCAGA ACTCCGCGCAGAGCTGGACGCCGGCCGAGCGGCATGGGAAGCTCACGTCAAGCAGACGGCCAAGGAGAAGGTGTCCAGGGACCTGGAGCTGCAGTCGCTGGGCGAGCGGGAGGCCAAGCTGAGGGCCGAGCTGCAGAAGCGCACGGAGGATGTGGAAAG GTACCGGCTGCAGCTGTGCGAGGGGGTGCAGCGAGAGCAGGACCTGGAGCGCGCACGTCTGCAAGCCGAGCTGGACTGGCAGCGCCGCATGGAGGATGCCAAGACGCTGCAGTACCAACAGAATGAGGAGCTTGTGAAGGGCCTGATGCAGGCCCGTGACCAG GTCACGGCGGAGCTGCGTGAGAAGGAGCGGGAGTTACAGGAGATGGCGGCCCTCTTGCGCAGCGTCACCGCGGAGAGGGAGCAGGCCCACCGCGGGACGCCAGGGACGCAGGCTGCTGCTGGCGTGGACGCTCAC GGTCCTGCGGACGGTGCCGGCCGCTTCCCCTCCGAGGAGATCCAGCGTCTGCAGCAGCAGAATAGCAGTCTGCGCGCTGCCATCGCCCAGATGAGGAAGGACATGGAGAACCTGAGCGAGAAGCTCcccacagagcccccccccgcGG GCACTGGCGAGGGCAGCCCGGAGTACAGTCAGGCTCTGGAGGAGGAGGTGCGGGAGCTGAAGACCCGCTGCCGGCGCCTGgaggagcagctggaggaggCCCTCAAAAGCTCCGGTCCCACCGCCGCCAGCCCCGCACCCGTTCCAGCTCTCCCCGTCTCCGCTGACAACGCTTACCTCCAAAATCACATCCGCTGCCTCAACGAAACAATCG GTGGGCTGCGAGTAGAAAAAGTGTCCAGTTCTGCTGCCTTGAGAAAACTGGAAGTGAGGGTGGCGCACCTGGAGTCTTCCCTGTCCCGGGTCACACAGCAG CTCCATTCAAAGCAGGTGGAGTGTGATGAGTTGCACTTTGATTTAGCCAATCAAAAGAAGCGAGTAGCTGCAGAAGAGGCGGGGCTGCGACAGAGATTGGCTGCTGTGGAAATGGAGCTGGATGAGGTTAAGCGGGAGGCCGAGGAGTACCAGAGGGGCAGCCTGCTGCAGAACCTGGAGGCTGTAGCCCTGGGCAACCAG AGCACAGTGCTGCAGGAGCTCCAGAAGGAGAACCTGCACCTGAGGCAGCAGCTGTTGGGGCGGGGGAGCGAGGAtgtggttgccatggagacctGGGCTGGCGccagccccgcccagctgcagGCCAAGCTAAAGAAGGCAGTGCGGTGCATCTCCCAGCTGAGCCAGGACAAGCAGAGGCTCATCGAGATGGGGAACCGGCTGAGGGGGCAGCTCGTCGCAGCCGGTCTCCACGGTTACACCCGCAACTTTATTGACAAGT TCGCTCAGCCCCCTGGTCCCGCTAACAGACCCGACCGGGTTCCTGAGGTCTACACCCCGGAGCAGCAGCAGAATCCCCTGTCTGCTCTGGAGCAGCTACAGTATAAGCTCACCAAGCAG GATCTGCAGTACGCACAGCAAGAGGATTTTACGAAGACCCCTGTAAGAGCAATGGTGCGCCCGTCTGAGTCCGACAGCAGGGGCCGGGATGAGGGCGTCCGTGTCGGCCAGCAG CGTTCCAGGGCAGAGAAGGAGAATGCGCTCCCTGAAAGACTCAGGCACTCTCCCGGGGCGCCCCGGGCCCTCATGTCCTCCCTGGGCACAGACAGCTCCCTGCAGGACGTCTGGCACATGCTGGAGGTGGCCTCCAGCCTTTCGGGCCTCACCCCCGGGGATGGCGCTGACGGAG GGGCGGACTCCGAGCGAGCCGGAGGAGGCAGACCAGGCCCAGCACACAGGGTATCTCTCCAGGGTACAAAGATACCTGTTCAGGAGAGGAAGAAAATGACAAGGGCAGCTGGCAAGCCCAGCATGAAGGCCAAAAGTCATGGGAAGGCTTCTGGTATAAGAAACTACAACATCAAAGACTGA
- the ccdc57 gene encoding coiled-coil domain-containing protein 57 isoform X1, translating to MCPSENTTDIFISKPVQASCVYARGYAEQQVASTFKIFETAVHKNKVKQETLGTTRNQPAMQDEDLEVQLAHKEKECKELQGRWIQQLEGALRDTRAQLSAERARFLQLREDFLYNLRVLEERDHQLDHYDAMAARLGSSENARRAEISELRIQIDKLQEAVATEARVREELQLQHKQKLAEHQLRLERVQSMKDREIERHREEYEVLKRELERRIQEVQGELALQKQELIMEFDNELKRREREFSLRRDEMSSAVYSHELKVGLLSREVEAHAQAQKQTEEALKECQGSFQDARRDLQHKEREMEDVCAVKDARIKELEDRLSAAEVYRKKEEEVYNRKHEELDRRVRQREAAVASLRDVRCEQLRRAEARAQEMQAGLDTALEDKRRAESDHAELLGDRDAQLAELRAELDAGRAAWEAHVKQTAKEKVSRDLELQSLGEREAKLRAELQKRTEDVERYRLQLCEGVQREQDLERARLQAELDWQRRMEDAKTLQYQQNEELVKGLMQARDQVTAELREKERELQEMAALLRSVTAEREQAHRGTPGTQAAAGVDAHGPADGAGRFPSEEIQRLQQQNSSLRAAIAQMRKDMENLSEKLPTEPPPAGTGEGSPEYSQALEEEVRELKTRCRRLEEQLEEALKSSGPTAASPAPVPALPVSADNAYLQNHIRCLNETIGGLRVEKVSSSAALRKLEVRVAHLESSLSRVTQQLHSKQVECDELHFDLANQKKRVAAEEAGLRQRLAAVEMELDEVKREAEEYQRGSLLQNLEAVALGNQVSALKLDIASRREPIVVEQSTVLQELQKENLHLRQQLLGRGSEDVVAMETWAGASPAQLQAKLKKAVRCISQLSQDKQRLIEMGNRLRGQLVAAGLHGYTRNFIDKFAQPPGPANRPDRVPEVYTPEQQQNPLSALEQLQYKLTKQDLQYAQQEDFTKTPVRAMVRPSESDSRGRDEGVRVGQQRSRAEKENALPERLRHSPGAPRALMSSLGTDSSLQDVWHMLEVASSLSGLTPGDGADGGADSERAGGGRPGPAHRVSLQGTKIPVQERKKMTRAAGKPSMKAKSHGKASGIRNYNIKD from the exons CTATGCAGGATGAGGACCTCGAGGTTCAGCTGGCCCACAAGGAGAAGGAGTGCAAGGAGCTGCAGGGCCGGTGGATCCAGCAGCTGGAGGGTGCGTTGCGGGACACCAGAGCACAGCTCTCCGCTGAGAGGGCACGCTTCCTGCAACTCAGGGAGGACTTCCTGTACAACCTGCGGGTGTTGGAGGAGCGCGACCACCAACTGGACCATTACGACGCCATGGCAGCCCGGCTTGGCAGCTCCGAAAACGCCCGGAGGGCCGAAATCAGCGAGCTACGCATCCAGATCGACAAGCTGCAGGAGGCCGTGGCCACCGAGGCCCGGGTTCGAGAGGAGCTGCAGCTGCAGCACAAGCAGAAGCTGGCTGAGCACCAGCTTCGGCTGGAGAGAGTGCAGAG CATGAAGGATCGTGAAATCGAGAGGCACAGGGAAGAGTACGAGGTACTGAAGCGTGAACTGGAACGAAGGATCCAGGAGGTCCAGGGGGAGCTGGCCCTGCAGAAACAG GAACTTATAATGGAATTTGACAATGAGCTGAAGCGCAGGGAGCGTGAGTTCAGCCTGAGGAGGGATGAGATGAGCAGTGCGGTCTACTCCCACGAGCTCAAG GTTGGTCTCCTGAGCCGAGAGGTGGAGGCACACGCCCAGGCCCAAAAACAGACAGAAGAGGCCCTGAAGGAGTGTCAGGGGTCATTCCAGGACGCCCGCCGGGACCTCCAGCACAAGGAGAGGGAGATGGAGGATGTCTGTGCTGTCAAGGATGCACG GATAAAGGAGCTGGAGGACAGGCTGAGTGCCGCTGAGGTATATCGCAAGAAGGAGGAGGAAGTGTACAACAGGAA GCATGAGGAGCTGGACCGGCGCGTGCGGCAGCGCGAGGCCGCCGTGGCATCCCTGAGGGACGTGCGCTGCGAGCAGCTCCGCCGGGCGGAGGCACGGGCCCAGGAGATGCAGGCGGGGCTGGACACAGCGCTGGAGGACAAGCGGCGGGCAGAGAGCGACCATGCCGAGctcctcggggacagggacGCACAGCTGGCAGA ACTCCGCGCAGAGCTGGACGCCGGCCGAGCGGCATGGGAAGCTCACGTCAAGCAGACGGCCAAGGAGAAGGTGTCCAGGGACCTGGAGCTGCAGTCGCTGGGCGAGCGGGAGGCCAAGCTGAGGGCCGAGCTGCAGAAGCGCACGGAGGATGTGGAAAG GTACCGGCTGCAGCTGTGCGAGGGGGTGCAGCGAGAGCAGGACCTGGAGCGCGCACGTCTGCAAGCCGAGCTGGACTGGCAGCGCCGCATGGAGGATGCCAAGACGCTGCAGTACCAACAGAATGAGGAGCTTGTGAAGGGCCTGATGCAGGCCCGTGACCAG GTCACGGCGGAGCTGCGTGAGAAGGAGCGGGAGTTACAGGAGATGGCGGCCCTCTTGCGCAGCGTCACCGCGGAGAGGGAGCAGGCCCACCGCGGGACGCCAGGGACGCAGGCTGCTGCTGGCGTGGACGCTCAC GGTCCTGCGGACGGTGCCGGCCGCTTCCCCTCCGAGGAGATCCAGCGTCTGCAGCAGCAGAATAGCAGTCTGCGCGCTGCCATCGCCCAGATGAGGAAGGACATGGAGAACCTGAGCGAGAAGCTCcccacagagcccccccccgcGG GCACTGGCGAGGGCAGCCCGGAGTACAGTCAGGCTCTGGAGGAGGAGGTGCGGGAGCTGAAGACCCGCTGCCGGCGCCTGgaggagcagctggaggaggCCCTCAAAAGCTCCGGTCCCACCGCCGCCAGCCCCGCACCCGTTCCAGCTCTCCCCGTCTCCGCTGACAACGCTTACCTCCAAAATCACATCCGCTGCCTCAACGAAACAATCG GTGGGCTGCGAGTAGAAAAAGTGTCCAGTTCTGCTGCCTTGAGAAAACTGGAAGTGAGGGTGGCGCACCTGGAGTCTTCCCTGTCCCGGGTCACACAGCAG CTCCATTCAAAGCAGGTGGAGTGTGATGAGTTGCACTTTGATTTAGCCAATCAAAAGAAGCGAGTAGCTGCAGAAGAGGCGGGGCTGCGACAGAGATTGGCTGCTGTGGAAATGGAGCTGGATGAGGTTAAGCGGGAGGCCGAGGAGTACCAGAGGGGCAGCCTGCTGCAGAACCTGGAGGCTGTAGCCCTGGGCAACCAG GTTTCCGCCCTCAAGCTGGATATCGCAAGCCGACGAGAGCCCATTGTTGTTGAACAG AGCACAGTGCTGCAGGAGCTCCAGAAGGAGAACCTGCACCTGAGGCAGCAGCTGTTGGGGCGGGGGAGCGAGGAtgtggttgccatggagacctGGGCTGGCGccagccccgcccagctgcagGCCAAGCTAAAGAAGGCAGTGCGGTGCATCTCCCAGCTGAGCCAGGACAAGCAGAGGCTCATCGAGATGGGGAACCGGCTGAGGGGGCAGCTCGTCGCAGCCGGTCTCCACGGTTACACCCGCAACTTTATTGACAAGT TCGCTCAGCCCCCTGGTCCCGCTAACAGACCCGACCGGGTTCCTGAGGTCTACACCCCGGAGCAGCAGCAGAATCCCCTGTCTGCTCTGGAGCAGCTACAGTATAAGCTCACCAAGCAG GATCTGCAGTACGCACAGCAAGAGGATTTTACGAAGACCCCTGTAAGAGCAATGGTGCGCCCGTCTGAGTCCGACAGCAGGGGCCGGGATGAGGGCGTCCGTGTCGGCCAGCAG CGTTCCAGGGCAGAGAAGGAGAATGCGCTCCCTGAAAGACTCAGGCACTCTCCCGGGGCGCCCCGGGCCCTCATGTCCTCCCTGGGCACAGACAGCTCCCTGCAGGACGTCTGGCACATGCTGGAGGTGGCCTCCAGCCTTTCGGGCCTCACCCCCGGGGATGGCGCTGACGGAG GGGCGGACTCCGAGCGAGCCGGAGGAGGCAGACCAGGCCCAGCACACAGGGTATCTCTCCAGGGTACAAAGATACCTGTTCAGGAGAGGAAGAAAATGACAAGGGCAGCTGGCAAGCCCAGCATGAAGGCCAAAAGTCATGGGAAGGCTTCTGGTATAAGAAACTACAACATCAAAGACTGA